The sequence below is a genomic window from Gigantopelta aegis isolate Gae_Host unplaced genomic scaffold, Gae_host_genome ctg2763_pilon_pilon:::debris, whole genome shotgun sequence.
ataaaatgttttatgaatataattttgaactgtcattaaaatgaaactgaaatttaaaatgtttttattattatcattacttatcagtttagttttatttcttttttaacattgtttatttacagctcatcttcgcttaggctgaaaaaaaagtttgttttatttaacgacaccactggagcacattgattaattaatcatcggctactggatgtcaaacatttggtaattttgactcgtagtcatcagaggaaactcactacatttttcctaatgcagaaaatgatctcttatatatgcactttccaacagacaggaaggcacataccacagcctttgtccagttgttgtgcactggttggaacgagagaaaaaccaatcagctgaatggatccacagaggtggttcgatctcgGTTGGGCTGTCACAGTCATAATACTTTGATGAACTCAGGGCTCACCcaggattaaaaatacctgtagccccAAAAATTGacaaatgggatttttattagccatactgaaaatgttttagccaaaattgttttgtgtagtactgtatagagtatttatatatgaatatgaaaatgcatatttttcagctaattatgtacaaactggaatacatctgaataacaaaattatcccctaatcaaaatcaaagacagcaatggggggTAGGAGCAGTTAATaaattactttgatttttcagtgggtGAGGGGAGATATGCAGAGTTGGAAGCCAATTCACTCTGCAAACACACCCCAAATTCTAAGGCCTATTTCTGTATTaattcatatatatgtacatgtgaagAATGCGAGAATACCGTTGCAGTGAAACATCGGTGAAAAAGAAGAGAACTGTTGTTAATGACGAGAATACATGTGGTTCCAACATGGCGGCAAGCCGTTTCTATAGAAGTACACCACAGAAAACGCCAGTCAGTTCTGATTTACATGGAAGTGGACTGCCGACATCTCCAAAACATTGTACTACTGGAAACAATGTTATTATCAATGAGCTGCTTTGTTTTGTAACAAACAAAATGGATGTATTACCGCATGACACCATTGTAAAATTGTGTTCTGATGTTTTTACAGATCACGAAGTTGAGGATGCTAAGACAATCTTATTTGACCTTTGCTATAATACGGAAAGTTGTGGACGTATGATAAAACGAAAGGgtgttgaaaagaaaaagaataacaTTCATGATATTTTGAATTTGCTGCATAACACTGAACCAGATGATGTACCATGCTTCGCTGCGAAAGATCTGAATAAACTGCCGCCAATTCTTTACAATCATATGGACATGGCCATTATTTTGAAGgaacttgaaataatgaaaggcAGTATTGCTTCTTTGCAAACAGCCCAGATGGCCACTGCTGAGATATGTCGAAGTACATTCCAGAATAAAAAAGATTGTGCATGTTCAGTGGGGTTGGCTGTCGATGTAAGCCAAGAAAATGATGAAGATACTGATATTGTGAGTTCTTCACCCGTGAACGATTGTGTACACGACAGTGGTTTAGAGGCGGAAACAGTCACACCTAGCGACATTAATATCTTGAAACAAAgccaaaatgtaataactgaaAAGGAAGATGGTGAACTAGATGACAGCATAACACATGCAAAACAGCTGATACGAAATTGCAAAACCCCTAATAGGCAATCGAGCCCAGTACGACCAGATGAGCCTTTATCTCATGTTACTAGGGAGATGTCTCAACACACAGGGACTGCACGCAGTTTTGCTGATATGGCTGCTGGATTGGCATCTAATGGCATGGAGCTGAatagagaaaagaaaacaagaaaagctGTTCCGCACAGAAGTGGTGTTGATTCAGACGGATTTAAGTTTGTTGGTCCGAAGCGAAAAAAGACGGTAGTAATAGGAACCGCACAGTCA
It includes:
- the LOC121391642 gene encoding uncharacterized protein LOC121391642, which gives rise to MREYRCSETSVKKKRTVVNDENTCGSNMAASRFYRSTPQKTPVSSDLHGSGLPTSPKHCTTGNNVIINELLCFVTNKMDVLPHDTIVKLCSDVFTDHEVEDAKTILFDLCYNTESCGRMIKRKGVEKKKNNIHDILNLLHNTEPDDVPCFAAKDLNKLPPILYNHMDMAIILKELEIMKGSIASLQTAQMATAEICRSTFQNKKDCACSVGLAVDVSQENDEDTDIVSSSPVNDCVHDSGLEAETVTPSDINILKQSQNVITEKEDGELDDSITHAKQLIRNCKTPNRQSSPVRPDEPLSHVTREMSQHTGTARSFADMAAGLASNGMELNREKKTRKAVPHRSGVDSDGFKFVGPKRKKTVVIGTAQSSALRGVKSTPVPVFVTRLAPGTKESDILDYVRSVLGIDVWCEKLRTRYDTYSSFKILVDSKNIDKLMSPNVWPEEVLVRKFYVIRH